A genomic stretch from Tamandua tetradactyla isolate mTamTet1 chromosome 15, mTamTet1.pri, whole genome shotgun sequence includes:
- the RBP1 gene encoding retinol-binding protein 1 isoform X1 — protein MGTACLGGGPAARWLSPLADPCCSGRPTACQLGCRVSVPWSKAQVGGLVKPDLASESCRDLCHTLLVRAGSETPPYSGEWGHRPPHQARRKTTVTWDGDKLECVQRGEKEGRGWTQWIEGDELHLEMRAQGVICKQVFKKVH, from the exons ATGGGGACAGCTTGCCTGGGAGGGGGTCCAGCAGCCAGGTGGCTCTCTCCTCTCGCTGACCCCTGCTGCTCGGGCCGTCCCACCGCCTGCCAGCTGGGCTGTCGAGTGAGCGTCCCCTGGAGCAAGGCCCAAGTGGGTGGCCTTGTTAAGCCTGACCTGGCCTCTGAGTCCTGTCGCGACCTCTGCCACACTCTGTTGGTCAGAGCAGGCTCAGAGACCCCACCGTATTCGGGGGAGTGGGGGCATAGACCCCCGCATCAGGCCAGGCGCAAG ACCACGGTGACCTGGGACGGCGACAAGCTCGAGTGTGTGCAGAGGGGCGAGAAGGAGGGGCGCGGCTGGACCCAGTGGATCGAGGGCGACGAGCTGCACCTG GAGATGCGAGCGCAGGGCGTGATCTGCAAGCAAGTGTTTAAGAAGGTCCACTGA